Sequence from the Treponema primitia ZAS-1 genome:
GCCCGGTGTCTCCGCTATGTCCTGGGCCTTGCCGGGGGCGCCCTGATCTACCGGGGTTTCAAGGTCCTTTTCCCCGGCGAGGATTCGATATTTTCAGCCCTGCCATACTGGGGAGCGGCGTCCCCCTTTTACGAGCTGGGCCGCTTTGTGCGTTACGGTTTGCTGGGCCTCTGGGCATCCGCAGGAGCGCCCCGGCTCTTCCTGCGGTTCCACTTGGCGGAGCCGCGGCAATAGTCATGAACACCCCTTCCTACGGCGATACGGTCCCTATCGCCGCCATCGCCACCACCCTTGGGGAAAGCGCCCTGACCCTCATCCGCAGCTCGGGTGAACATTGCCTGGAAATCCTTGCTGCTGTTTTTTCCCGGCCGGAAAAACTGCTTGGCGCGGCGGGTAATACCATCGTCCACGGCTGGCTCATCGGGCCGGCGGGTGAAAAAATTGATGACGTTCTGGTATCGGTTTACCGCAGTCCCCGCAGCTACACCGGCGAGGACGGGGCGGATATTTCCTGCCACGGGGGCATCGCCGCAGCAAAGGCGGTGATGGCGGCCCTCCACAAAGCGGGGTTCCGGGACAGCCTTCCGGGGGAGTTCAGCTTCCGGGCATTCATGAACGGCAAACTTGACCTGACCCGCGCAGAATCGGTGATGGAGATAGTATCCGCCAAAACCGACCGGGCCCGGGAACATGCGGTACACCGGCTTTCCGGCGCTCTGGAAAAAGAAATCCGGGATATCAACACAATCATTGTGCAAGCCCTGGGGGCATCGGAAATTTTTCTGGACTATTCCGAAGACGATGGGATTGGCGCTGAAGCCGGGGGCTTGCTCCCGGACCGGCCGCTGGTGGAGGAGGCCCTGGCCCGGCTCAAAACGCTGGCCGCCTCCTACCGCCGGGAGCGGCTCTTTGCCGAGGGCGCCCTGGCGGTAATTGCCGGACGGCCCAATGCAGGAAAGTCCAGTCTCTTCAACCTGCTTTTAAAGGAAGACCGTTCCATCGTCACCGATATCCCCGGTACTACCCGGGACTGGATAGAAGCCTGGGTTTCCATCGAAGGCATCCCGGTCCGGCTTGCGGATACGGCGGGACTCCACCAATCGGAGGACCCGGTAGAAAAACTCGGCATGGAACGGAGCCGGGAACTTCTGGGGGCGGCGGATATCATCCTCTATGTGTTAGACGGCGCCGAAGGCATCACCCCTGAGGACCAGGACTTTCTACAGAACCACTGCGCGGGGAACTTCGTTGCAAATTGCACAGCCGCCCCAAGCGGAGTTATCCCGCCGGTAATATTGCTCTGGAACAAAGCTGACATAACCGCTCCGCCCCTAAGTAATCAGCCCGCAGTAATGCTGTCCGAAACAATTCCGCTCCCCCGTCCCGTCAGCGCCAAGACCGGCAGTGGTATTGCGGAGCTGACCCGGGAGATCGCCGGGGTTTTGGAGAAAAAAACCGGCGGCGGTGAAGGAAAGGCGGGGGCAGGGATCGGGACAGCGCGGCAGAAGGAGCTTATCGATAGGGCAGCCGCAGCGCTGGAGGAAGCGCTCGCCCTTGCGGACAAACCGGAACCCCTGGACCTCATCGCACCATTACTGCGGGAGGGAGTGAACGCCCTGGGGGAAATTACCGGGGAAGTTTCCACCGCAGAAATACTTGACGCCATGTTCAGCAGATTTTGTGTGGGGAAATAGCAATGGATTATGATTGCATAGTGGTTGGGGGCGGCCATGCGGGAATTGAGGCGTCCCTGGCAGTTTCCCGGCTCGGTTTTTCGGTACTGCTTATCACCCAAAACCCCGACCGGATCGGGGCGCTCTCCTGTAACCCCGCAGTGGGGGGGCTCTCCAAGGGCAACCTGGTCCGGGAGCTGGACGCCCTGGGCGGACAGATGGGCAAGCTCATCGACGCAACCATGATCCAGTACCGGGTCCTGAACCGCTCCCGGGGTCCCGCAGTCCAGGCGCCGCGCGCCCAGGCGGACAAGTACGCGTATCAGACGGCCGCGCGGTCTGCGGTGGAAACCCAGCAGGGGCTGACGGTTTTTATGGACACCGTGATCGACCTGATAAGCGCCGAAAACCGTATCCAG
This genomic interval carries:
- the mnmE gene encoding tRNA uridine-5-carboxymethylaminomethyl(34) synthesis GTPase MnmE, coding for MNTPSYGDTVPIAAIATTLGESALTLIRSSGEHCLEILAAVFSRPEKLLGAAGNTIVHGWLIGPAGEKIDDVLVSVYRSPRSYTGEDGADISCHGGIAAAKAVMAALHKAGFRDSLPGEFSFRAFMNGKLDLTRAESVMEIVSAKTDRAREHAVHRLSGALEKEIRDINTIIVQALGASEIFLDYSEDDGIGAEAGGLLPDRPLVEEALARLKTLAASYRRERLFAEGALAVIAGRPNAGKSSLFNLLLKEDRSIVTDIPGTTRDWIEAWVSIEGIPVRLADTAGLHQSEDPVEKLGMERSRELLGAADIILYVLDGAEGITPEDQDFLQNHCAGNFVANCTAAPSGVIPPVILLWNKADITAPPLSNQPAVMLSETIPLPRPVSAKTGSGIAELTREIAGVLEKKTGGGEGKAGAGIGTARQKELIDRAAAALEEALALADKPEPLDLIAPLLREGVNALGEITGEVSTAEILDAMFSRFCVGK